A portion of the Corynebacterium occultum genome contains these proteins:
- a CDS encoding transposase has protein sequence MLELYAIADGKTVPGREDPEVSSTTSDLHPPAGVCHLLTAFDLSTGLLYGHIKPAKTRTQFLAFRRYLRSLHPSQVWIGIVLDNFSPHRSTQVDSRVGDWAEANNVESAYTPLSGSWLNRIKAQFTGLRYFVLGGTDFASYRESARMIRRYIAWRNTHTTGLILRKVITRAGIIKRAKVA, from the coding sequence GTGCTTGAGCTCTACGCCATCGCCGACGGTAAGACGGTACCGGGCCGAGAGGATCCCGAGGTGTCGTCGACGACGAGCGACCTACACCCGCCCGCAGGGGTATGTCACCTGCTGACCGCTTTTGATCTGTCCACTGGCCTGCTCTACGGCCACATCAAACCAGCCAAGACCCGGACGCAGTTCCTCGCGTTTCGCCGTTATCTACGTTCTCTGCACCCATCACAGGTGTGGATCGGGATTGTGCTGGATAATTTCTCCCCGCACCGCTCGACCCAGGTCGATAGTCGGGTCGGGGACTGGGCGGAGGCCAATAACGTGGAATCCGCCTACACGCCGCTCTCAGGTTCCTGGCTGAACCGGATCAAGGCGCAGTTCACCGGGTTGCGCTACTTCGTGCTGGGTGGCACCGACTTTGCCAGCTACCGGGAGTCGGCGCGGATGATCCGTCGTTACATCGCCTGGCGTAATACCCACACCACCGGTCTGATCCTCCGGAAAGTCATCACCCGAGCCGGCATCATTAAAAGGGCAAAGGTTGCCTGA
- a CDS encoding helix-turn-helix domain-containing protein — MLSPNRVRVREITNDEGNRLLRTVRRTTGPVVTWRRAQMILLSAQGMGPTAIAEVTFTSPDRVRSVIHAFSTDCFDSPTLTPKYAGGRPRKFDLDQRAEITKITLSRPVDHDLPFFAWSLAKLAHHLMDQGVVDDISDEGLRVLLREEGGSFPGCQNMENLDRP; from the coding sequence TTGCTATCGCCGAACCGTGTTCGGGTCCGGGAGATTACCAATGACGAAGGCAACCGATTACTCCGCACCGTACGACGCACCACCGGACCTGTGGTGACCTGGCGCCGCGCCCAGATGATCCTGCTGTCCGCCCAGGGCATGGGCCCCACCGCCATCGCCGAGGTGACCTTCACCAGCCCCGACCGAGTCCGTAGTGTCATCCATGCCTTCAGCACCGACTGCTTCGACTCCCCGACCCTGACACCGAAATACGCCGGCGGCAGGCCCAGAAAATTCGACCTCGACCAACGGGCCGAGATTACTAAGATCACCCTCTCCCGCCCCGTCGATCACGATCTGCCGTTTTTCGCCTGGAGTCTGGCGAAGCTCGCACACCACCTGATGGACCAGGGGGTGGTCGACGACATCTCCGACGAAGGACTCCGCGTGCTGCTGCGTGAGGAAGGTGGCTCCTTCCCGGGCTGTCAAAACATGGAAAACCTCGACCGACCCTGA
- a CDS encoding ATP-binding protein, with protein sequence MRRSAVNPTARKEFLASLVKPALLVLDDFLATTVSDHALFQVFNLLVARENSSTVLTSQHQPEYWYSVFTDSAVADAVLSRLSNNGLLLRLRGEDMRTRTDLNVDHPYPNTTIPRHLRRAER encoded by the coding sequence TTGCGTCGAAGCGCAGTCAACCCCACGGCGCGTAAAGAGTTCCTGGCGTCGCTGGTCAAGCCAGCGTTGCTGGTACTAGATGATTTTCTGGCAACGACGGTGTCTGACCATGCGTTGTTCCAGGTCTTCAATCTCCTGGTCGCCCGGGAGAATTCCTCGACGGTGCTGACCAGCCAGCACCAACCAGAGTACTGGTACTCGGTGTTCACGGATTCTGCTGTGGCGGACGCGGTGTTGAGCAGGCTGTCGAATAATGGTCTGCTGCTACGGCTGCGGGGAGAGGATATGCGCACACGTACGGACCTGAACGTGGATCATCCTTATCCCAATACCACGATTCCGAGGCATCTGCGACGCGCAGAACGATAG
- a CDS encoding ATP-binding cassette domain-containing protein, with the protein MSRVMVDARGLAAGYGKKEKVIRGLNFTLASGLIHGLIGENGAGKTTLLRVLAGQLHYEGELRVFGVDPFDNPTVLDRTILAGIDAPLPGSWSPRKLMAVAAARYNSWNEGRALELSKRFELPFGKAYSSLSRGQKSATSLVLAIASGCELLLLDEPYLGLDLRKREEFYRILREEMDRGGRTILLSTHHLHESEKLLDTVLYLKAGEVRINGPAHELSEQILEVFGAAEEVERLLRQLGSVPELRREEISIGRRSIIDLREQPALADAAYDLAHQIGGRLRVSGITLEQAVLAMSGEKR; encoded by the coding sequence ATGAGCAGAGTAATGGTTGATGCCCGGGGGCTCGCGGCAGGCTATGGAAAGAAAGAGAAAGTCATCCGGGGGCTGAACTTCACCCTGGCGTCTGGTCTCATCCACGGGTTGATCGGGGAAAATGGCGCCGGTAAGACCACGCTGCTGCGGGTCCTGGCAGGTCAGCTCCACTATGAGGGGGAGCTTCGAGTTTTCGGAGTTGACCCCTTCGATAACCCGACGGTTCTGGACCGCACCATTTTGGCGGGTATCGACGCCCCGCTCCCCGGCAGCTGGTCACCCAGGAAACTCATGGCTGTGGCCGCGGCCCGCTATAATAGTTGGAATGAGGGCCGGGCGCTGGAGCTCAGTAAACGTTTCGAGCTACCTTTTGGGAAGGCTTACTCTTCCCTCTCTCGGGGCCAGAAATCAGCCACCTCCCTGGTGCTGGCAATTGCCTCCGGTTGTGAGCTCCTCCTACTGGATGAACCCTATCTTGGGCTGGACCTACGGAAACGTGAAGAGTTCTACCGCATCCTGCGCGAAGAGATGGACCGTGGTGGGCGCACGATCCTGCTCTCCACCCACCATCTTCATGAATCAGAGAAGCTACTGGATACCGTTCTCTACCTGAAGGCTGGGGAGGTGCGCATCAACGGTCCCGCCCATGAACTCTCGGAACAGATCCTGGAGGTCTTCGGGGCCGCGGAAGAAGTTGAAAGGCTGCTCCGTCAGCTTGGCTCAGTGCCGGAACTGCGCCGGGAGGAGATCTCCATCGGCCGCCGCAGCATCATCGATCTGCGTGAGCAGCCGGCGCTTGCCGACGCCGCCTATGACCTCGCCCATCAGATCGGCGGACGCCTGCGGGTTTCCGGGATCACCCTGGAACAGGCGGTACTGGCCATGAGCGGAGAGAAGCGATGA
- a CDS encoding ATP-binding cassette domain-containing protein, protein MNTAEHSLSTVVRARGLKKNYKEKEVLSGLNLDLLGNHLHGLLGRNGTGKSTLLSMIAGQVRSSGGELRVFGADPFDNASVMDRVVYAGIDVPFPGSWEVRIILEAAAVRHVNWHRPTALTLAEDFSLDPGEKYENLSRGQRSMVGIIIGLAARAPLTLLDEPYLGLDVHNRTLFYSALLAEMAEFPRTVVLATHDIEESAKLLDTFLVLGRDGRVHHHHGAEELTETYVTVSGAQLPLIDSALARAEVTGRARMILPRSALEELDLSALQVEPSGLDEVLTALLEKD, encoded by the coding sequence ATGAACACCGCAGAACACTCCCTCTCAACAGTTGTCAGGGCCCGTGGCCTGAAAAAGAACTACAAGGAAAAAGAGGTGCTCAGCGGACTCAACCTGGACCTGCTCGGGAACCACCTGCATGGCCTCTTGGGGCGCAACGGCACCGGCAAATCCACCTTGTTGAGCATGATCGCCGGACAGGTCCGGAGCTCAGGTGGTGAGCTCCGGGTCTTCGGTGCAGATCCCTTCGACAACGCCTCGGTCATGGACCGGGTCGTCTACGCGGGGATCGACGTACCCTTTCCCGGTTCCTGGGAGGTGCGCATCATCCTCGAAGCTGCAGCGGTGCGCCATGTCAACTGGCATCGCCCCACCGCCCTCACACTGGCTGAGGATTTTTCCCTGGATCCCGGTGAGAAGTACGAGAACCTCTCCCGTGGCCAGCGCAGCATGGTCGGCATCATCATCGGATTGGCGGCACGCGCGCCATTGACGCTGCTGGATGAGCCCTACCTCGGCCTGGATGTACATAACCGGACCCTTTTCTACTCCGCTCTCCTGGCGGAGATGGCGGAGTTCCCCCGGACCGTGGTGCTGGCCACCCATGACATCGAGGAATCGGCGAAACTGCTGGATACCTTCCTGGTCCTCGGACGTGATGGTCGGGTCCATCACCACCACGGTGCCGAGGAGCTCACCGAAACCTATGTCACTGTTTCCGGGGCGCAGCTGCCGCTGATTGATTCAGCGCTGGCCCGGGCGGAGGTGACTGGCCGCGCACGCATGATTCTCCCCCGCAGTGCACTGGAAGAACTTGATCTGTCGGCTCTGCAGGTGGAGCCCAGCGGCCTTGATGAAGTTCTCACCGCCTTATTGGAAAAGGATTGA
- a CDS encoding GntR family transcriptional regulator yields MDETAAPLYRQIAMLVEDSIVDESLRAGQQAPSTNELAAFHSINPATARKGLALLVETGILEKRRGLGMFVTTEARKLIMKRRREEFAAAYLAPLIDEAIKLGVARSEIHELIDAVAESRGLYT; encoded by the coding sequence ATGGACGAAACTGCCGCACCCCTGTACCGGCAGATCGCGATGCTCGTTGAAGATTCCATCGTCGATGAATCACTGCGGGCCGGGCAGCAGGCACCATCCACGAATGAACTGGCGGCCTTTCACAGCATCAACCCCGCGACCGCCAGGAAAGGGTTGGCTCTGCTCGTGGAGACCGGGATCCTGGAGAAGCGTCGCGGTTTGGGAATGTTCGTCACAACGGAAGCGCGAAAATTAATCATGAAACGTCGCCGAGAAGAATTTGCCGCAGCTTATCTGGCCCCACTCATCGATGAAGCCATCAAATTGGGGGTGGCCCGGTCCGAGATCCATGAACTTATCGACGCCGTCGCAGAAAGCCGGGGATTGTACACATGA
- a CDS encoding NYN domain-containing protein, translating into MLERTQVFVDTSYLLASFYNSWETGARAQLEIDLPEVVAVLGSMITNQLHQPVHRQFWYDGIPDSGPHRYQRALRTCDGVLLRAGQLIEWGERRTQKAVDTRLVVDMVLAAVRQQCSDIVLVSGDADMIPGVQEATNAGIRVHLYGFGWDSMSSALRHACDTTTILDPREDFAECMQLQVLEGPVPPAVPTKPIGDAEPLDDTSPTTVPSSALRPGPPATPAEKSTPVESPAEISTETHVDTSEPEAEAQPQPEPEPEPAATLPDPSPCVAADAGSTDTPVEQLPGAEPATPTAQSEAEPQQQLAEPTPTLPEGDVDKQEDSPVEEETRKAAKPGPPKPSMMAPRRKLRSRYVPLPNEVWVSAGSQTPFDVGQQYSSWWYDNAATAEQRDQAHLLSGGGLPPEIDRPLLQFACETLHEYTLSESQRVNLRDGFHAGIRGVLLNRP; encoded by the coding sequence ATGCTTGAACGCACACAAGTATTCGTCGACACTTCCTACCTATTGGCGAGCTTCTACAATTCCTGGGAGACCGGCGCCCGCGCCCAATTAGAGATTGATCTTCCCGAGGTCGTCGCAGTTCTCGGGAGCATGATTACCAACCAACTACACCAACCAGTTCACCGGCAGTTCTGGTACGACGGCATCCCGGATTCCGGGCCGCACCGTTACCAGCGCGCCCTGCGTACCTGCGATGGAGTACTCCTCCGCGCAGGTCAGCTCATTGAATGGGGCGAACGTCGTACCCAGAAGGCCGTGGACACCCGTCTCGTGGTGGACATGGTGCTGGCTGCGGTGCGCCAGCAATGTTCGGATATTGTCCTGGTCTCCGGGGATGCGGACATGATCCCCGGTGTCCAGGAAGCCACCAACGCCGGCATCCGGGTTCATCTCTACGGCTTCGGCTGGGATTCCATGTCTTCGGCACTGCGTCACGCCTGCGACACCACCACTATCCTGGATCCCCGGGAAGATTTCGCGGAGTGCATGCAGCTCCAGGTCCTGGAGGGTCCGGTGCCGCCGGCGGTACCGACCAAGCCCATCGGGGATGCCGAGCCCCTGGATGACACCAGCCCCACCACGGTCCCCAGCAGCGCCCTGCGCCCCGGCCCCCCGGCCACCCCGGCGGAGAAGAGCACCCCGGTGGAGAGCCCTGCGGAGATCTCAACCGAAACCCACGTAGACACCTCAGAGCCCGAGGCAGAGGCACAGCCGCAGCCCGAGCCGGAGCCGGAGCCCGCTGCGACGCTGCCAGATCCTTCCCCCTGCGTCGCTGCTGATGCCGGAAGCACCGACACCCCGGTGGAGCAGCTGCCCGGCGCGGAACCGGCTACCCCGACCGCGCAGAGCGAGGCGGAACCCCAGCAGCAGCTGGCGGAGCCCACGCCGACGTTGCCTGAGGGGGACGTCGATAAGCAGGAGGACTCCCCGGTTGAGGAGGAGACCCGGAAGGCCGCCAAACCGGGCCCCCCGAAACCCTCGATGATGGCGCCGCGACGGAAGCTGCGTTCACGTTATGTGCCGCTACCCAATGAGGTGTGGGTTTCCGCGGGTTCGCAGACCCCTTTTGATGTGGGCCAGCAGTATTCCTCCTGGTGGTACGACAATGCCGCCACCGCAGAGCAGCGGGATCAGGCGCATCTGCTTTCCGGGGGCGGCCTGCCTCCGGAGATCGATCGTCCCTTGCTGCAGTTCGCCTGTGAAACCCTGCATGAATACACGCTGAGTGAGTCGCAGCGCGTTAATCTGCGGGATGGTTTCCACGCCGGGATCCGTGGCGTGCTGCTCAACCGCCCCTAG
- a CDS encoding PspA/IM30 family protein, producing the protein MANPFSKGWKYLTASLDSKIDENADPKVQIQQATEAAKKQHQQITQHAAAIIGNKKQLEMKLDRLLASQKELQEQTRQALNAADQAAAQGDNTKSSQFNNTAEVFATQLVAVEQQIEGAKQQHTQAAAAAEQAEQQQKQSEIRLKEQLSQIDALRAQADQAAMQETATEAMDSMNALKPDTSVPTLDGVREKIERRYADALGAQELTQSTVGDRMAEIQAAGTDMKASARLAEIRAQMGGGNQLTAGEAPGPSEEASPEVPAEEKPDQGAPGQDKPGQDKPGAANGQQ; encoded by the coding sequence ATGGCAAACCCATTCAGCAAGGGCTGGAAGTATCTCACGGCTTCGCTCGACTCCAAGATCGACGAAAACGCAGACCCGAAGGTACAGATCCAGCAGGCCACCGAGGCCGCCAAGAAACAGCACCAGCAGATCACCCAGCATGCGGCCGCCATCATCGGCAACAAGAAGCAGCTGGAGATGAAACTGGACCGGCTGCTCGCCTCCCAGAAGGAGCTGCAGGAGCAGACCCGCCAGGCACTCAACGCCGCCGACCAGGCCGCAGCCCAAGGGGACAACACCAAATCCTCCCAGTTCAACAACACCGCCGAGGTATTCGCCACTCAGCTGGTCGCCGTGGAGCAGCAGATCGAAGGCGCCAAGCAACAGCACACCCAGGCTGCCGCCGCCGCAGAGCAGGCCGAACAGCAGCAGAAGCAGTCTGAGATCCGCCTCAAGGAGCAGCTCAGCCAGATCGACGCACTGCGCGCCCAGGCCGACCAGGCCGCGATGCAGGAGACTGCGACGGAGGCGATGGACTCCATGAACGCGCTGAAGCCCGATACCTCGGTGCCCACCCTGGACGGGGTGCGGGAGAAGATCGAGCGTCGTTACGCAGACGCCCTCGGCGCCCAGGAACTGACCCAGAGCACCGTCGGGGACCGCATGGCCGAAATTCAGGCCGCCGGCACCGACATGAAGGCCTCCGCCCGCCTCGCCGAGATCCGCGCCCAGATGGGTGGCGGCAACCAGCTGACAGCCGGGGAAGCACCGGGACCCTCCGAGGAAGCTTCCCCGGAGGTTCCTGCGGAGGAGAAGCCGGATCAGGGCGCGCCGGGCCAGGATAAGCCGGGCCAGGATAAGCCGGGCGCAGCCAACGGCCAGCAGTAG
- the trxA gene encoding thioredoxin has translation MATIDVTEDTFNDTVSSEGIVLVDAWATWCGPCKSFAPIYEKASEKHEEVKFTKLDVDANPGVSAALEISAVPTLFFFRDGIGVYRQSGVMNPAQLDDTLEQIKALDMDEVRRQVAAQNAEADAQEAQEDKA, from the coding sequence ATGGCAACGATTGATGTAACCGAAGATACATTTAACGACACCGTGTCTTCCGAGGGAATTGTGCTGGTCGACGCCTGGGCAACCTGGTGCGGCCCCTGCAAGTCCTTCGCCCCCATTTATGAGAAGGCCTCCGAGAAGCACGAGGAGGTCAAGTTCACCAAGCTCGACGTTGACGCCAACCCCGGTGTCTCCGCAGCCCTGGAAATCTCCGCTGTCCCCACCCTCTTCTTCTTCCGCGACGGCATTGGTGTCTACCGCCAGTCCGGTGTCATGAACCCGGCTCAGCTGGATGACACCCTGGAGCAGATCAAGGCCCTGGACATGGATGAGGTTCGCCGCCAGGTTGCCGCCCAGAACGCTGAGGCTGACGCCCAGGAAGCCCAGGAGGACAAGGCTTAA
- a CDS encoding heavy-metal-associated domain-containing protein produces the protein MTKNYVVEGMTCEHCISAVTDEITEVKGTQGVDVDLATGNVAVTGEGFSDEAIVAAVAEAGYKVRD, from the coding sequence ATGACCAAGAACTATGTTGTCGAGGGCATGACCTGCGAACACTGCATCTCCGCGGTCACCGACGAGATCACTGAGGTGAAGGGCACCCAGGGTGTGGACGTGGATCTGGCCACCGGCAATGTCGCTGTCACCGGTGAGGGTTTCAGCGATGAGGCAATCGTCGCCGCCGTTGCTGAGGCCGGCTACAAGGTGCGCGACTGA
- a CDS encoding MFS transporter, which produces MSRNARLDRLPVTAKHRRLLFGSGIGWALDAMDVGLISFIMAALAVHWNLSATQTSWLGSIGFVGMALGATFGGLLADRIGRRQVFALTLLVYGLATGASALAGSLAVLIALRFLVGLGLGAELPVASTLVSEFAPRKIRGRMVVLLEAFWAVGWLAAALIGAFVVSASENGWRWALALGCVPTLYAVYVRMGLPESVRFLEKKNRHEEAEEIVAAFEAEVDPAELAAIDERGRREAEEGVSTPEQDAFAREDSIWSPLLRRRTAALWIIWFCVNLSYYGAFIWIPSLLVDQGFTLVKSFTFTLIITLAQLPGYAVAAWLIEKWGRRMTLATLLLGSAAAAAFYGTAETEAMIILAGCLLSFFNLGAWGALYAIGPELYPTAVRGAGTGAAAGFGRIASIIAPLIVPPILIFGGPLLLFGLFALSFLIASAAAFTLPEQRGKVLEV; this is translated from the coding sequence ATGAGCCGAAATGCTCGGCTGGACCGACTCCCGGTCACCGCCAAGCATCGCCGGCTGCTCTTCGGCTCCGGCATCGGCTGGGCCCTGGATGCCATGGATGTCGGCCTGATCTCCTTCATCATGGCCGCCCTGGCGGTGCACTGGAACTTGAGCGCCACCCAGACCTCCTGGCTGGGCTCCATCGGATTCGTCGGCATGGCCCTGGGCGCCACCTTCGGGGGGCTGCTGGCGGACCGGATCGGGCGTCGCCAGGTGTTTGCGCTGACTCTGCTGGTCTATGGACTGGCGACGGGCGCTTCAGCACTGGCTGGCTCCCTAGCGGTGCTGATTGCCCTGCGTTTCCTGGTCGGCCTGGGCCTGGGTGCTGAACTTCCGGTTGCCTCCACCCTGGTTTCCGAGTTCGCACCCCGGAAGATCCGGGGTCGCATGGTGGTGTTGCTCGAGGCTTTCTGGGCGGTGGGCTGGCTGGCTGCTGCCCTCATCGGCGCCTTCGTGGTCTCGGCCTCCGAGAATGGTTGGCGCTGGGCCCTGGCGCTGGGCTGCGTGCCCACCCTCTACGCCGTCTACGTGAGGATGGGACTACCGGAGTCGGTGCGCTTTTTGGAGAAGAAGAACCGTCACGAGGAAGCGGAGGAGATCGTCGCCGCCTTTGAGGCGGAGGTCGACCCGGCCGAGCTGGCGGCCATTGATGAACGGGGGCGTCGTGAAGCGGAGGAGGGGGTGTCCACCCCGGAGCAGGACGCCTTCGCCCGGGAGGATTCCATCTGGTCGCCGCTGCTGCGGCGTCGGACCGCCGCACTGTGGATCATCTGGTTCTGTGTGAACCTCTCCTACTACGGGGCCTTCATCTGGATTCCCTCGTTGCTGGTGGACCAGGGGTTCACGCTGGTGAAATCCTTCACCTTCACGCTGATCATCACGCTGGCGCAGTTACCCGGTTATGCGGTCGCCGCCTGGCTGATTGAGAAGTGGGGCCGTCGCATGACGCTGGCCACCCTGCTGCTCGGTTCAGCCGCGGCAGCCGCCTTCTACGGCACCGCAGAAACTGAGGCCATGATCATCCTGGCCGGCTGCCTGCTGTCCTTCTTCAACCTGGGCGCCTGGGGTGCGCTCTACGCCATCGGGCCGGAGCTGTACCCCACCGCGGTACGTGGGGCCGGTACTGGTGCAGCCGCGGGATTCGGACGCATCGCCTCGATCATCGCTCCGCTGATTGTCCCGCCGATCCTGATCTTCGGGGGGCCACTGCTGCTCTTCGGACTGTTTGCCCTGTCCTTCCTCATCGCCTCCGCCGCGGCCTTCACCCTGCCGGAACAGCGCGGCAAGGTCCTGGAGGTCTAG
- the dnaB gene encoding replicative DNA helicase produces MTSGISDASFDDDYVPPSDQDAPVQFDDPGPDYGPALPTPAFSSGGGSGGGGNRPARRRENRPASPATEFRQPPHDNEAEQGVLGAMLLAPTTVVEILEELTPDDFYKPAHQLIYGAIIDLFSDNKEIDPVIVAARLDRTNDLERVGGAPYLHTLISSVPTAANARYYAEIVSEKAILRRLVNAGTRVVQLGYEGTEGAEVDVVLDMAQQEVFAISQRNTSEDYAVLADILQPTMDELDELAAHGGVATGVPTGFEDLDNLTNGLHGGQMIIIAARPGVGKSTLGLDFMRSCSITHGKASVIFSLEMSKSEIAMRLLSAETEIKLSDMRSGRMTDEAWAKLANRVGQISEAPLFIDDSPNLTMMEIRSKARRLKQKHDLQLIIIDYLQLMSSGKKVESRQQEVSEFSRNLKLLAKELDVPVIAISQLNRGPEARTDKKPQLADLRESGSLEQDADMVMLLYRPDSQDRDSERAGEADIILAKHRGGPIDTVMVAHQLHYSRFVSMPRAG; encoded by the coding sequence ATGACCTCGGGAATCTCCGATGCCAGCTTCGATGATGATTATGTGCCGCCTTCCGATCAGGATGCCCCGGTGCAGTTTGATGATCCGGGACCGGATTATGGCCCCGCCCTACCCACCCCGGCCTTCAGCAGTGGTGGCGGCAGTGGTGGCGGTGGGAACCGCCCGGCGCGGCGCCGGGAGAACCGTCCGGCGTCCCCGGCCACTGAGTTCCGCCAGCCACCCCATGACAATGAGGCGGAGCAGGGTGTGCTCGGTGCGATGCTCCTGGCCCCGACCACGGTCGTGGAGATCCTTGAGGAGCTGACCCCGGATGATTTCTATAAGCCGGCCCATCAGCTGATCTACGGTGCGATCATTGACCTCTTCTCCGATAACAAGGAGATTGACCCGGTTATCGTCGCTGCCCGCCTGGATCGCACCAATGACCTGGAGCGGGTGGGTGGGGCCCCTTATCTGCACACCCTGATCTCTTCGGTGCCCACGGCGGCGAATGCCCGCTACTACGCCGAGATCGTCTCCGAGAAGGCGATCCTGCGCCGTCTGGTCAACGCCGGCACCCGCGTGGTGCAGCTGGGCTATGAGGGCACTGAGGGTGCGGAAGTTGATGTGGTGCTGGACATGGCGCAGCAGGAGGTCTTCGCGATCTCTCAGCGCAACACCAGTGAGGATTATGCGGTGCTGGCCGATATCCTCCAGCCGACCATGGATGAGCTGGATGAGCTCGCCGCCCATGGTGGTGTGGCCACCGGTGTGCCCACCGGTTTCGAGGACCTGGACAATCTCACCAATGGGCTGCACGGTGGCCAGATGATCATCATCGCCGCCCGCCCCGGTGTGGGTAAGTCGACGCTGGGTCTGGACTTCATGCGTTCCTGTTCCATCACCCATGGCAAGGCCTCGGTGATCTTCTCCCTGGAGATGAGCAAGTCCGAGATCGCGATGCGGCTGCTTTCCGCCGAGACCGAAATCAAGCTCTCCGATATGCGTTCCGGCCGGATGACGGATGAGGCCTGGGCGAAGCTGGCCAACCGGGTGGGGCAGATCTCGGAGGCACCGTTGTTCATCGATGACTCCCCGAACCTGACGATGATGGAGATCCGTTCCAAGGCGCGTCGCCTGAAGCAGAAGCATGATCTTCAGCTGATCATCATCGATTACCTGCAGCTGATGAGTTCGGGCAAGAAGGTTGAGTCCCGCCAGCAGGAGGTCTCGGAATTCTCCCGTAACCTCAAGCTGCTGGCCAAGGAGCTTGATGTGCCGGTCATCGCGATCTCTCAGCTCAACCGTGGCCCGGAGGCCCGTACGGATAAGAAACCGCAGCTGGCTGACCTCCGTGAGTCTGGTTCCCTGGAGCAGGACGCCGATATGGTGATGCTGCTCTACCGTCCGGATTCCCAGGACCGTGACTCGGAGCGTGCCGGTGAGGCCGACATCATCCTGGCCAAGCACCGTGGTGGCCCGATTGACACGGTGATGGTCGCCCACCAGCTGCACTACTCCCGGTTTGTCAGCATGCCGCGGGCCGGATAG